One genomic segment of Candidatus Polarisedimenticolia bacterium includes these proteins:
- a CDS encoding sigma-54 dependent transcriptional regulator: MSQSRVLIVDDDPALLQALPEALRLRMSEVTVDTAESAADALDQITARDYDAIVTDIKMPGTDGITLLAEIRERRPDTPTLMITGHGEHALAVHALRGGAYDFIQKPIDRDYFVASLRRAIQMGELSRRVKEQQRALQRHASELERTVEERTHELREAKKVIHSPLRWLAGPSRQMEKVVQQIKQVADSPLTILVEGETGTGKELVARAIHHLSARCKKPFVALDCGAIPDTLIESELFGYEKGAFTGAHQRKEGQFQLAEGGSLFLDEIVNLPLATQAKLLRVLQERQVQPLGSKQPVRVDVRIIAASNIPLEREVRAGRFRQDLYYRLNEFVITLPPLRERDDILHLANEFLAEAGMELGRPCREISEAAARILLHYPWPGNVRELRNVIRRAILHASDVIEREHLSFLPVDASPATASPSEPTPVSPSPLGSPSLKEIAEAAATDAERQAIRRVLQATRGNKSEAARHLRTDYKTLHLKMKQYGIAAGQFRES, encoded by the coding sequence ATGAGCCAGTCTCGCGTGCTCATCGTCGACGACGATCCAGCCCTGCTGCAGGCGCTTCCCGAGGCCCTTCGGCTCCGAATGAGCGAGGTCACGGTGGACACGGCCGAGTCCGCGGCGGACGCGCTCGACCAGATCACCGCACGGGACTATGACGCGATCGTCACCGACATCAAGATGCCGGGGACCGACGGTATCACTCTGCTGGCCGAGATCCGAGAGCGCCGGCCCGACACGCCCACCCTGATGATCACCGGCCATGGCGAGCATGCGCTGGCGGTTCATGCCCTCCGCGGCGGGGCCTACGACTTCATCCAGAAGCCGATCGACCGGGACTACTTCGTGGCCTCCCTGCGCCGGGCGATCCAGATGGGCGAGCTGAGCCGCCGGGTCAAGGAGCAGCAGAGGGCGCTGCAGCGCCACGCCAGCGAACTGGAGCGAACCGTCGAGGAACGGACGCACGAGCTGCGGGAGGCCAAGAAGGTCATCCACAGCCCTTTGAGGTGGCTGGCGGGCCCGAGCCGGCAGATGGAGAAGGTTGTCCAGCAGATCAAGCAGGTGGCCGACTCCCCGCTCACGATCCTCGTCGAGGGCGAGACCGGCACCGGCAAGGAGCTCGTGGCGCGGGCGATCCATCACCTGAGTGCCCGATGCAAGAAGCCGTTTGTTGCCCTGGACTGCGGCGCGATCCCGGACACGCTCATCGAGTCGGAGCTCTTCGGCTACGAGAAGGGCGCGTTCACCGGGGCCCATCAACGGAAGGAGGGGCAGTTCCAGCTTGCCGAGGGCGGAAGCCTTTTCCTCGACGAGATCGTCAACCTTCCCCTCGCCACGCAGGCGAAGCTCTTGCGTGTCTTGCAGGAACGACAGGTGCAGCCGCTCGGCAGCAAGCAGCCGGTCCGAGTGGACGTGCGGATCATCGCCGCCTCCAACATCCCCCTCGAGCGAGAGGTGCGCGCGGGCCGATTCCGCCAAGATCTCTACTATCGCCTGAACGAATTCGTGATTACCCTGCCGCCCCTCAGGGAGCGAGACGACATCCTCCACCTGGCGAATGAGTTTCTCGCCGAAGCCGGCATGGAACTCGGCCGCCCCTGCCGCGAGATCTCGGAAGCGGCGGCTCGGATCCTCCTGCACTATCCGTGGCCGGGGAACGTGCGGGAGCTGCGGAACGTGATTCGCCGGGCGATCCTCCACGCCTCGGATGTGATCGAGCGCGAGCACCTCTCCTTCCTCCCGGTCGACGCGTCCCCGGCGACTGCATCCCCGTCGGAGCCAACGCCGGTGAGCCCATCTCCTCTCGGAAGCCCCTCTCTGAAGGAGATCGCCGAGGCGGCGGCGACGGACGCCGAGCGGCAGGCGATCCGCCGGGTCCTCCAGGCCACGAGGGGGAACAAGAGCGAGGCGGCGCGACACCTGCGAACCGACTACAAAACCCTGCACCTCAAGATGAAGCAGTACGGCATAGCCGCCGGGCAGTTCAGGGAGTCCTGA